The following proteins are co-located in the Paludibaculum fermentans genome:
- a CDS encoding flagellin produces the protein MTSGINANGQRFLLDMKRMQERGDRAQQQISSTKRLVTASDDPVQLGSMLSLKSQLAKSVQGRANLGRFQTEVDTAETSLQQAVKLLDKAVTLGAQGSSSAAPVDRAALAVQVKGLLTQMVGIANTNVDGRYIFSGGMDQKAPYAVNLGSTNGVDPTSQFIPGRVVQDPSGNPLPAGLTADTVFNAAGSDGVFKALNDLRMALEQDSASGTQTATAALDTASAYLNQQLAHYGNLQSQITDAVSAANKSELTWKTALSGIEDTDMAAAAVEVTQNKTAREAAYAAESSRPRTSLFDFLK, from the coding sequence ATGACCTCCGGAATAAACGCGAACGGGCAGCGCTTCCTGTTGGACATGAAGCGGATGCAGGAGCGCGGCGACCGCGCGCAGCAGCAGATCTCCAGCACCAAGCGCCTGGTGACGGCATCGGACGACCCGGTGCAACTGGGGTCGATGTTGAGTCTAAAGTCGCAGTTGGCCAAGAGTGTGCAGGGCAGGGCGAACCTGGGCCGGTTCCAGACCGAGGTGGATACGGCGGAGACGTCGTTGCAGCAGGCGGTGAAATTGCTGGATAAGGCCGTCACGCTGGGCGCGCAAGGCTCCAGCAGTGCGGCGCCGGTGGACCGGGCGGCCCTGGCGGTGCAAGTAAAGGGCCTGCTGACTCAGATGGTCGGCATCGCCAACACCAACGTGGACGGGCGGTACATCTTCAGCGGCGGCATGGACCAGAAGGCGCCCTACGCGGTGAACCTGGGTTCCACGAACGGGGTGGATCCAACCAGTCAATTCATACCTGGCCGTGTGGTCCAGGATCCGTCGGGCAACCCCTTGCCGGCGGGTTTGACGGCCGATACTGTTTTCAATGCGGCCGGCAGCGATGGAGTGTTCAAGGCGTTGAACGATTTGCGGATGGCGCTGGAGCAGGATAGCGCCAGCGGTACGCAAACCGCGACGGCCGCATTGGATACGGCCTCAGCCTATTTAAATCAACAGCTTGCGCACTATGGGAATTTGCAGAGCCAGATTACCGATGCCGTGTCGGCGGCGAACAAGTCAGAGCTGACCTGGAAGACGGCCCTGTCGGGTATAGAAGACACGGACATGGCGGCGGCGGCAGTGGAAGTGACCCAGAACAAGACGGCCAGGGAAGCGGCATATGCCGCCGAATCGAGCAGGCCGCGGACGAGTCTTTTCGACTTTCTGAAGTAG